In the genome of Raphanus sativus cultivar WK10039 chromosome 4, ASM80110v3, whole genome shotgun sequence, one region contains:
- the LOC108839229 gene encoding uncharacterized protein LOC108839229, whose amino-acid sequence MVRFSFSNLLKEVVGMLNESRKLFLKNKKLMFSVLVFSLLLNGLVYLFNVLTITLDITNLTQDLNLLPTMDPSSANYITQLMEVFAAFGLFGVSSDIFGVVSFIINLVSVLVIVHASALTYNDENVKFKDIVVRTLHSWKGPLVTYFYICLSSLGYWVFFVTILFPLLWLSSASLISFAAVSCVLLVLFALFASYLAIVWYLSLVVSVLEETYGMQALGEAVKIAKGMNPKLFLLNLFFGLLIFGLDQIETLGSLVLSTFVVMFLLMTYTVAYFQCKSLHGQDFESLRDAEYTILPTTSLIGAMP is encoded by the coding sequence ATGGTTAGATTTTCGTTTTCGAATCTTCTAAAGGAGGTTGTGGGTATGTTAAACGAATCTCGCAAACTATTTCTCAAGAATAAGAAGTTGATGTTCTCTGTCTTGGTATTTTCTCTCTTGCTCAATGGTTTAGTTTACTTGTTCAACGTCCTTACCATTACACTTGATATAACAAACTTGACTCAAGATTTAAATTTGTTACCTACGATGGATCCAAGCAGCGCGAATTACATAACCCAACTTATGGAAGTTTTTGCAGCTTTTGGCCTATTTGGTGTTTCTTCAGACATCTTTGGCGTTGTCTCTTTCATCATCAACCTTGTATCCGTCCTAGTCATCGTCCATGCTTCGGCTCTTACTTATAATGATGAGAACGTCAAGTTCAAAGATATTGTGGTTCGGACCCTTCACTCTTGGAAGGGACCTCTTGTGACCTATTTCTACATTTGTCTCTCTAGTCTTGGTTACTGGGTTTTCTTCGTTACAATACTTTTTCCTCTCCTTTGGTTAAGTTCTGCTTCATTGATTTCCTTCGCAGCTGTGTCCTGCGTTTTGCTTGTTCTTTTCGCATTGTTTGCGTCCTATTTAGCTATCGTCTGGTACCTATCTTTGGTCGTATCAGTACTAGAGGAAACTTATGGGATGCAAGCTTTGGGAGAAGCTGTAAAGATTGCTAAAGGGATGAATCCAAAACTATTTCTCTTGAATCTTTTCTTCGGTTTATTGATCTTCGGTTTAGATCAGATCGAGACTCTGGGGAGTCTAGTGCTGTCAACATTTGTTGTGATGTTTCTACTTATGACTTACACCGTTGCATATTTCCAATGTAAGAGCCTCCACGGCCAAGACTTTGAGTCGCTGAGGGATGCTGAATATACGATACTGCCGACTACTTCGCTTATAGGAGCAATGCCTTGA